CGGCCGCGCAGCGCACCGCCGCGAAATGGCTGGCACTGCTCGTCTCGCTCGCCACACTCGCCCTCGCGATCACCGTCCTGGTCCGCTTCGACCCGGACGGCGGCCGCTACCAACTGACCGAGTCGCACGCCTGGATCGCGGACTTCGGAGTCCGCTACGAACTGGGCGTGGACGGCATCGCGGTGGCGCTGGTCGCGCTGACCGCCCTGCTGATCCCGTTCATCATCCTCGCGGGCTGGCACGACGCGGACCCGCTGGAGACCGGAAGCCGCCGCTGGCGGCCGACGCAGGGCTTCTTCGCCCTGATCCTGGCCGTCGAGGCGATGGTGATCATCTCCTTCGAGGCGACCGACGTCTTCCTCTTCTACATCTTCTTCGAAGCGATGCTGATCCCGATGTACTTCCTCATCGGCGGCTTCGGGGACCGTGCCCACGAGCACGGCGAGGAGGCGGCGTCCACGCAGCGGTCGTACGCGGCCGTGAAGTTCCTGCTGTACAACCTGGTCGGCGGGCTGATCATGCTGGCCGCGGTGATCGGTCTGTACGTGGTCGCCGGGAACTTCAGCCTCCAGGAGATCGCCCAGGCCCGCGCCAACGGCTCGCTGCACATGGCGACGAGCACCGAGCGCTGGCTGTTCCTCGGCTTCTTCTTCGCCTTTGCCGTCAAGGCGCCGCTGTGGCCGCTGCACACCTGGCTGCCCAACGCCATGCAGGAGTCCACCGCGCCGGTCGCCGTGCTCATCACGGCGGTAGTCGACAAGGTGGGCACCTTCGCGATGCTCCGCTTCTGCCTCCAGCTGTTCCCGGAGGCCAGCAAGTGGGCGACGCCGGTGATCCTCGTACTGGCCCTCATCAGCATCGTCTACGGCGCGCTGCTCGCGGTGGGCCAGCGGGACATCAAGCGGCTGGTGGCGTACGCGTCGATCTCGCACTTCGGCTTCATCATCATGGGCATCTTCGCGATGACCAGCCAGGGCCAGTCCGGCGCGACGCTCTACATGGTCAACCACGGGATCTCCACGGCCGCGTGGATGCTGCTCGCCGGGTTCCTCATCTCGCGCCGCGGCTCGCGGCTCATCGCCGACTACGGCGGTGTGCAGAAGGTCGCCCCGGTGCTCGCCGGCAC
The sequence above is drawn from the Streptomyces sp. SLBN-31 genome and encodes:
- a CDS encoding NADH-quinone oxidoreductase subunit M; translated protein: MSFPLLTATAVLPAIGAIATAAVPAAQRTAAKWLALLVSLATLALAITVLVRFDPDGGRYQLTESHAWIADFGVRYELGVDGIAVALVALTALLIPFIILAGWHDADPLETGSRRWRPTQGFFALILAVEAMVIISFEATDVFLFYIFFEAMLIPMYFLIGGFGDRAHEHGEEAASTQRSYAAVKFLLYNLVGGLIMLAAVIGLYVVAGNFSLQEIAQARANGSLHMATSTERWLFLGFFFAFAVKAPLWPLHTWLPNAMQESTAPVAVLITAVVDKVGTFAMLRFCLQLFPEASKWATPVILVLALISIVYGALLAVGQRDIKRLVAYASISHFGFIIMGIFAMTSQGQSGATLYMVNHGISTAAWMLLAGFLISRRGSRLIADYGGVQKVAPVLAGTFLIGTLATLSLPGLAPFVSEFLVLVGTFTRYPAIGIIGTFGIVLAALYALVLYQRTMTGPVKPEVSAMPDLRVRELLVVAPLIVLLIFLGVYPKPVTDIVNPAVKSTLSDVHKTDPKPEVEAVAK